One Acidobacteriota bacterium genomic window, CGCCCAGGGTGGTGACTTCGGCACGATCAACGCCGACGTGACCTACGACCTCGGGAACGACGGAGAGAAGTTCTGGTGGGTCGGCGTCGGAATCGCGGGCGTTTATGACAATCTCAACGACAGCGAGTTCAGCGTCGGGGGTAACATCCTCGGTGGAATCAGCTGGCGAATCAATACCTGGGAACCTTACGCTCAGGTCAAGGTGCTCATCAGCGATGCCAAGGACGACGTGGTCGCCGCGGTCGGCCTCCGATTCTGATTTCCAATTTACACCGGGACTGATCCTTACGCTAGAAGCCGTAGACTCAGTCTCGCCACCTGATCTGGGATCAGACTGATTCTGCCGTTGCAGCCAAACCCCACCGTTCAGGGATTCCCGACCGTCTACGTCAAACCGCGAGCCCCGGTACAATACGGTCGGAGATCAAACGTGCAGGATCTGTTGTTCATCGTCCCGACCTTCAACGAAGAGGAAGCGATCCACGGTGTCGTGGCCGACCTGCGCGAGCACTACCCCGAGGCGGTGGTTCTGGTCATCAACGATGGGTCGACCGACGGAACCGCCACCGCCGCCCGGAAAGCGGGCGCGATCGTGGTCGATCTTCCATACAACCTAGGGATCGGCTCGGCCGTTCAGACGGGATTCATCTTTGGTGCGAGGATGGGGTGCTCGATCGCAGTGCAGTTCGACGGCGATCGCCAGCACGTCGTCGAGGAGGTCGAAAAACTGCTCCGTCCGCTGCGTGAGAACATGGCGGATGTGGTGATCGGGTCTCGATTCGTCGAAAACCGAGGATACCGCGGACCGATTCTCCGCCGGATCGGAATATCGATCTTTTCTCTGGTGAATTCACTGCTGACGCGACAGCCGGTCACCGACAGCACGTCGGGATTCCGCGGATACAACCGCCGGGCGATCGAGCTCCTGGCGAAGAACTATCCCCACGATTACCCCGAGCCTGAATCGATCATCACGCTCGCCCGCCACAAATTGCGAATCGTCGAAGTGCCGGTCGACATGCGACCGCGCCAGGGGGGGCGATCCTCCATCACGCTCTTCAGGTCGGTCTATTACGCATTGAAAGTCATGCTCGCAGTCGTCATCGGTGCGACGCGCCGGAGAGAGGAGAAGCTTCTTCCATGAGCACAGTCGAGGTCTTCAGCATCGTCGGCAGCCTGATCGTTCTCACGATGGTGACCCAGTTGATCCGCAGACGGCGCCTGAGAGAAGAATATGCGATCCTCTGGTTCATCTCGAGCGTATTTCTGATCGTGCTCTCCCTCCGCCGCGACTTCCTCGAGCAGGCGGCCGCACTTCTCGGCATCGCGTACCCTCCGTCTCTTCTCCTGCTCGGCGGCCTGATTCTCGGGTTTCTCCTTTCGATGCACTTCTCGATTGCACTCACGCGGCTGTCCGAACAGAACAAGATTCTCGCCCAGGAGCTCGCGCTGCTGAGACTCGACCTGAAACTAAACGGCGTACCCCTCCCGGAGTCTGACGGTTCAGCCGTTCTCGAGGGGCAGTCCTGAGAGAGGAACCCATCGGGGCCGCAGCAATCTCATCGAGAGACGGCCATCGATGAAACGTCTCGCAGCCGTTCCGATCTACAACGGAGAGCGCTTCCTCGATCGTACTCTCCGCTCCCTTCTGGAGCAGAGTGTTCCTCCCGACGAGATCATATGCCTCGATGACGGCTCGACGGACCGATCCACTTCGATCGTCACCCTTCTCGATGATCCATCCATACGGCTCATCCGAAACCCGCGGCGACTCGGCCTCGCCGGGAACTGGAACCGCGCGCTGGAGCTCGCTGAAGACTTCGATTTCCTGACGATTGCCCACCA contains:
- a CDS encoding glycosyltransferase family 2 protein, whose product is MQDLLFIVPTFNEEEAIHGVVADLREHYPEAVVLVINDGSTDGTATAARKAGAIVVDLPYNLGIGSAVQTGFIFGARMGCSIAVQFDGDRQHVVEEVEKLLRPLRENMADVVIGSRFVENRGYRGPILRRIGISIFSLVNSLLTRQPVTDSTSGFRGYNRRAIELLAKNYPHDYPEPESIITLARHKLRIVEVPVDMRPRQGGRSSITLFRSVYYALKVMLAVVIGATRRREEKLLP
- a CDS encoding DUF2304 domain-containing protein, giving the protein MSTVEVFSIVGSLIVLTMVTQLIRRRRLREEYAILWFISSVFLIVLSLRRDFLEQAAALLGIAYPPSLLLLGGLILGFLLSMHFSIALTRLSEQNKILAQELALLRLDLKLNGVPLPESDGSAVLEGQS